From the Anguilla anguilla isolate fAngAng1 chromosome 6, fAngAng1.pri, whole genome shotgun sequence genome, one window contains:
- the toe1 gene encoding target of EGR1 protein 1 encodes MTTSMIVPVIDVQGNNFKELWPAMLLAIKTSSFIAVDTELSGLGSRKALLAESIEDRYKAICHAARTRSVLSLGIACYKKLENKADDTYLVQVYNLTLLCVEEYIIEPQSVQFLVQHGFDFNKQYAQGIPYYKGNDKGGDVHGQNVRTLFVELLRARRPLVVHNGLIDMVFLYQCFYAHLPERLGTFTADLSEMFPAGVFDTKYAAEYELRFAASYLEYAYKKCKLDNCKLVNAGGSSPNLFLEFCSYSGHLCSYVDYRPCSQESSQDGPQDVCLRFSAYGWCPSGSSCPMSHNTDLIIQQDEKTKENKRRKRKKRKHKANQEAGGGEGGCLSPNKKPCLEEGSSEHKEGELAMETLPAKEGELATGTSPPTEPEPMNDQPQVEEEPQTDAHVLTDEGNGGNGVCEPQPPPAEGAPESQPPGGKTAAQAKKAEGGTHRAGFDAFMTGYIFSFACTLKRSPDEPSSESLLPECLNKLYLSGKSVPLHIAKSTFSKSSKAHTHKMEVVWGKS; translated from the exons ATGACTACCTCGATGATAGTTCCTGTCATCGATGTACAGGGCAATAATTTCAAGGAGCTGTGGCCAGCAATGCTGTTGGCGATTAAAACGTCCTCTTTCATTGCAGTTGATACA GAGTTGAGTGGGTTGGGAAGCAGAAAGGCCTTACTGGCCGA atcaatCGAAGATAGATACAAAGCCATATGCCATGCGGCTCGCACGCGCTCTGTGCTGTCTTTGGGAATTGCGTGTTACAAAAAACTCGAGAACAAA GCAGATGATACCTACCTGGTGCAGGTGTACAACCTTACTCTGCTCTGTGTAGAAGAGTACATTATCGAGCCCCAGTCCGTGCAGTTTCTGGTTCAGCACGGATTCGACTTCAACAAACAGTACGCCCAGGGCATCCCTTACTACAAGGGCAATGACAAG GGCGGGGACGTCCACGGGCAGAACGTGCGCACGCTGTTCGTGGAGCTGCTCCGCGCGCGCCGCCCGCTGGTGGTGCACAACGGCCTGATCGACATGGTCTTCCTGTACCAGTGCTTCTACGCCCACCTGCCGGAGCGGCTGGGCACCTTCACCGCCGACCTGTCCGAGATGTTCCCCGCCGGCGTCTTCGACACCAAGTACGCCGCCGAGTACGAGCTGCGCTTCGCCGCCTCGTACCTGGAGTACGCCTACAAGAAGTG CAAGCTGGACAACTGTAAGCTGGTGAATGCTGGGGGGAGCAGCCccaacctgttcctggagttctGCAGTTACTCGGGGCATCTGTGCAGCTACGTGGACTACCGGCCCTGCTCGCAGGAGTCCAGCCAGGACGGGCCGCAGGACGTCTGCCTGCGCTTCTCC GCCTACGGCTGGTGCCCCAGCGGATCCAGCTGTCCCATGTCCCACAACACAGACCTCATCATTCAGCAGGATGAGAAGACCAAGGAGAacaagaggaggaagaggaaaaagaggaAGCACAAGGCCAATcaggaggcggggggcggggagggaggcTGCCTCTCCCCGAACAAGAAGCCATGTCTGGAGGAGGGGTCCTCTGAGCACAAAGAAGGGGAACTGGCCATGGAGACGCTGCCTGCCAAAGAAGGGGAACTGGCCACGGGGACGTCCCCTCCCACTGAGCCGGAACCAATGAACGACCAGccccaggtggaggaggagcctCAGACCGACGCGCACGTGTTGACCGACGAGGGAAACGGTGGGAACGGGGTCTGCGAGCCTCAGCCCccgccagcagagggcgctccCGAGAGCCAGCCGCCCGGCGGGAAGACGGCGGCCCAAGCCAAGAAGGCCGAGGGCGGCACTCACCGGGCGGGATTCGACGCCTTCATGACCGGGTACATCTTCTCCTTCGCCTGCACCCTGAAGCGCAGCCCAGACGAGCCGAGCTCAGAGAGCCTCCTCCCCGAGTGCCTGAACAAGCTCTACCTCAGCGGAAAGTCCGTCCCCCTGCACATCGCCAAGAGCACCTTCTCCAAGTCCTCCAAAGCCCACACCCACAAGATGGAGGTCGTGTGGGGGAAGAGCTGA